Proteins co-encoded in one Alphaproteobacteria bacterium PA2 genomic window:
- a CDS encoding cell division inhibitor SidA, producing the protein MVRLARESLAFVSVASFVWMVCQVAQLAA; encoded by the coding sequence ATGGTTCGTTTGGCGCGGGAATCGCTGGCTTTTGTGTCGGTGGCGAGTTTTGTCTGGATGGTCTGTCAGGTCGCACAACTGGCGGCCTAG